The DNA region gaaaataaatatataacttttcaaacttttgagcggaagaaaaaaaagttaattttttagactaaaatgaaagaataattattagttttttaaatataattatttaataacaattttacccttataattaacagtaagttttaaaaaaaaatctatgatgaatgaatatttgagtttttaaaactttacaaatgaatttatttttatactaaaccttggatgaaaataagtctttatTACGAGGAACCACGAGGGCAAGTATACTTGTTTGAGCATGAGATGAGCAGAGGCACAGATTAGAGATGGAGAAAAGCGAAGTAttggcttttaattttttttttaaataagttgaatcctagaaacaaataaaaagaaaaggtcTTAGATCTTGTATCATTATGCAGCGGGTTATTTGGTGTATCCATTTTCTCAAACGACTCGATCCGACCCGTCAAATTCCAAGTGAGGGCAGCAGTAACAGACGACAGAGATTCCATTATCTAGCAATATCCACCATTATCAAATATAGGAGAATTCAGTCATCTCCGTCCCTCCCTCGGCTTAAAAATGCCATCATCTAACGCCGCCACCGTCCTGTCTACGGTTCCTCCAATTCAAAGTCCAAAGGCGAGCCAATTTTTAGCTTCTTGTTTTGTCATATCTTTCAGTGCTCAGCTTTTCATACAGATTAATATCCATTtaaattttgcttttctttACTCAGAAATAATCAAATGCTTTGTTTTATAAGAAATGAGTTGCAGATCGCTTTTATGTTTGCTTTGTTATTCTGAACTGTAAATTTCCtagttaatttgtttatttttaaattttttgagcttgaaattttttttttgggtcataAATTGTAGTTTAACTGCAAAAGGGTCTCAATAAATTGTCATGGCAATTTTGGTGGTAAAACGGTCAACACACTGACAGTGTTTAGAAGACTCAATTGTTCTACTCATACCATTGCACGGGATGGTAGTAAGTCGGCTGACCTTGATGTGCCATTCCCCGGTGACTACTCTGAACTTCTCGAACAAGTAAGCTTTTACGTAATATGCATTGCAATTCATGATTATTCTGTAAATTGATTATGTGAAATTTTGGTAGTGTAAGGCGTAGAATGAGGAAATTCTGCTTTACAAGACTTTTAGTTCAACAATATTACTGAGTGTTTgcaaaaacattattttcttttgttgattgaaaaagaaataggaGAAGATTAaataagagaaagagaaaaaataggTAAGTTTGGGTACTAAAAAACAATACTAAGTCAAGAAATGAACATGCAATCAACACTATTGAAGTTGTGCCTAATGATGCTTCAAAGAGTTAAAATTGTGTATTATTAAATCTGGATAGATACTTTTAGCAAGTTTGCTTTCAATGCTCACTAGTATGTTTTTATTGTAAAGtttctttctttgtaatttatttagataattatataGATATGAGATTAATGTAAATGAAACAATATCATCAATCAACATTACTTGTATATGACAAGTGCCTAAAGATGAGTGATAAAACCAACTTAAAAATTGGACGAGGAACAGAAACTCCGAGGAACTTTTTGGAGTGTATTCTGTGTCTGTCAAGGTCTATATGGTATGTTTCACTGTAtccaacaaaattataatttgtatgtcAATTCCTCTAGTTGTTACTGTGGTTGCAACATTTACTTTGGGTTTGTAACAATTAACAGGCAAAAAATGCTGTTGAATTAGCTGTGAAAGATGGCAAACAGTTGATGGTGAGTTATAACTGGATAATAGAACTTATAAGCTAGCACACTCGACTGCAGAAACTGTATTGTTTGTGACCAGCAAATATATGTTACAGGAAATCGAATTCCCAACAGCTGGACTTGATTCTGTACCTGGTGCTTTCCACTTGGCCCACCTTCTTCTCTCTTGTTTTCCCAGTTATTGGCTCCCAATTAATGAAGACTATGTTACAGGTGATGGTGAAGGAGGAATAGAAATGACTGGAAGCATGATGCTGATACGTGAATTTTGTGATCAGTTTGTAACCCCTGAGAAAGCTACACGAACTAGAATAGTAAGTCTTTGTGTATATGAGCAGTactagaataatattattgctTTGATTCATCTCTTAAATATAAGGCATTCTGCTGTTAGGGGAGAGGTTTTGTTGTGGATCCTTCTCTGCTATGTATTATATTTCCAGGACCAGCATTGCAGCActagataaatgaaaaatgattgtCATTGTCACTAACACTATATAGTTTATGTGAATTTGTATTCATGATTGTTACCTGAGAAaaatattttgcattttttatttcagAATGATTTATATGTGAGagattcttatttatatattatgattaagTTGAAGATGTTAATGATAGCGAACTTGATCTATGTTTGGTGATATAGGACATTGttgaaaatttgttaagaagttcatatatgtgtgtgtgtgtgtgtgtgtgtgtgtgtgttttcaGACTGCATTGAGACTCAAGAATATCACTCATACATTGTGTAAACATCGCTACATGGGCACCTTACCAAGGCTCTGCAGTCTAATGACCTTTTTCTGTATGTCTGATATCTATGATCACAAttgatttagtgattttgatCAGTCATTTGGTGTTATCATTTTTATGATCAAATTTATAAGGATAAACCTGACATTTGTTTCTTCAGTTTTTCCCGGAGGCAAATGAAGTAAAATTTGCAAGAAAATCGGCTTTTGAAGGAGCATCTTTTAAGTTAGACTATCTTACAAAGCCTTCATTTTTTGAGGATTTTGGTTTGACCGAAAAGGTCAAAATGGCAGACCGTGTGCAACCTGAAGATGAAATGTTCCTAGTTGCTTATCCATATTTTAATGTCAATGGTAGCTTCAAAATCTTGTCCTTTTAATAGATATTCATTCTATAAGGTTCTTATTTCTGCTATTCTTTCCATTTAGAGATGCTTGTGGTGGAAGAGCTTTACAAGGAAGCAGTCTCCAATACTACACgaaaaatgattatattcaATGGAGAACTTGACCGGATAAGGTCTGGTTGTATCCTCTGCCATTGTTGCATGATTGTCTTAAATCCCATTGGTTTTGGCTAATTTTGATGCTATAGAATAGTTTCTATACACACACCCATCAAATTGGTCACTTGTTTCACCACttggtattattttaattctgaTTACTTTCGACTTTCTgccttcaattttctttttaattaaaggaaCAGTTTTTTTTCTGGCATTGATAGGAAGTTCAAGGATCAAACTGTAGCTGCATATGTCCATATTGTTGGT from Mangifera indica cultivar Alphonso chromosome 8, CATAS_Mindica_2.1, whole genome shotgun sequence includes:
- the LOC123223906 gene encoding uncharacterized protein LOC123223906 isoform X1 translates to MPSSNAATVLSTVPPIQSPKFNCKRVSINCHGNFGGKTVNTLTVFRRLNCSTHTIARDGSKSADLDVPFPGDYSELLEQAKNAVELAVKDGKQLMEIEFPTAGLDSVPGDGEGGIEMTGSMMLIREFCDQFVTPEKATRTRIFFPEANEVKFARKSAFEGASFKLDYLTKPSFFEDFGLTEKVKMADRVQPEDEMFLVAYPYFNVNEMLVVEELYKEAVSNTTRKMIIFNGELDRIRSGYYPPFFYPKLAALTKTLLPKMETVYYIHNFKGRNGGALFRCYPGTWKVFKKVRDKYLCLHEQEAMPSLKEVALDILPSA
- the LOC123223906 gene encoding uncharacterized protein LOC123223906 isoform X2, encoding MPSSNAATVLSTVPPIQSPKFNCKRVSINCHGNFGGKTVNTLTVFRRLNCSTHTIARDGSKSADLDVPFPGDYSELLEQAKNAVELAVKDGKQLMEIEFPTAGLDSVPGDGEGGIEMTGSMMLIREFCDQFVTPEKATRTRIFFPEANEVKFARKSAFEGASFKLDYLTKPSFFEDFGLTEKVKMADRVQPEDEMFLVAYPYFNVNEMLVVEELYKEAVSNTTRKMIIFNGELDRIRKFKDQTVAAYVHIVGTFVLSIWIKVILE